From Butyricimonas paravirosa, one genomic window encodes:
- a CDS encoding toprim domain-containing protein yields MTYKEANNISIKDYLNSLGIQPVTEKGSYGMYRSPLREDNTPSFKVDYNANLWCDYGTGEGGTLIDLVMKQNGCNAYGAICRLEQGSTTSFSFHGKDLPERDTKRQATSPIEIRRIQPLQNPALMRYLQKRGISPGTAAPYVQEMYYRIGGKPYFALAFRNDSEGYELRNPRFKGSTSKDITHIRQKGEPRDTCFVFEGFMDFLSFLTIRQQKSPGMPCTDWQDYVILNSTANVDKALYPLADYGHIHCMLDNDEAGRKAVEAIRQEYKWRVRDASHLYSGHNDLNDYLRSLKVKQSQDLTVTDKPQPEQDNRQNPGEKRKRGLRM; encoded by the coding sequence ATGACCTACAAGGAAGCCAACAATATCAGTATCAAGGATTACCTGAACTCTTTGGGAATCCAGCCCGTCACGGAAAAGGGAAGTTACGGGATGTACCGCAGCCCCTTACGGGAGGACAACACACCGAGTTTCAAGGTGGATTATAACGCCAATCTATGGTGTGACTACGGAACTGGCGAGGGCGGGACGCTCATCGACCTTGTGATGAAGCAGAACGGGTGCAACGCCTACGGTGCTATCTGCCGACTGGAACAGGGCAGCACCACCTCTTTTTCCTTTCACGGGAAAGACCTACCAGAAAGGGACACGAAAAGGCAGGCAACCAGCCCGATAGAGATACGCAGAATACAGCCGTTACAGAATCCGGCACTCATGCGCTACTTGCAGAAAAGGGGGATTTCCCCCGGAACGGCAGCCCCATACGTGCAGGAAATGTATTACCGCATCGGTGGAAAGCCTTATTTTGCGCTGGCGTTCAGGAATGATTCAGAAGGTTACGAGCTTCGCAATCCCCGTTTCAAGGGCAGCACATCGAAAGACATCACCCATATAAGGCAAAAGGGAGAGCCGAGAGATACCTGTTTCGTGTTCGAGGGCTTTATGGATTTCCTCTCATTCCTCACTATCCGGCAACAGAAAAGCCCGGGTATGCCCTGTACCGACTGGCAGGACTACGTTATCCTGAACTCCACCGCCAACGTAGATAAAGCCTTATATCCGCTGGCTGATTACGGGCATATACACTGTATGCTTGACAATGACGAGGCAGGCAGGAAAGCGGTTGAAGCCATAAGGCAGGAATACAAATGGCGTGTACGTGACGCATCACACCTGTACAGCGGTCACAATGACCTGAACGACTATTTGCGTAGTCTTAAAGTGAAACAATCCCAAGACTTGACAGTTACCGACAAGCCCCAGCCGGAGCAGGATAACAGACAAAATCCGGGTGAAAAAAGAAAGAGAGGGCTAAGGATGTGA
- a CDS encoding MobC family plasmid mobilization relaxosome protein — MTGIRNKPGGRPAKSRIDKQNRVVSTKLTELQFYAIRKRATEAGLRVSEYVRQAVVSAEVTPRLNRQDADTIRKLAGEANNINQLAHRANAGGFALVAVELVKLKNRIVEIINQLSDDWKNKKGKQI; from the coding sequence ATGACAGGGATAAGGAACAAACCGGGAGGTCGCCCGGCAAAAAGCCGGATAGACAAGCAGAACCGGGTAGTCAGCACGAAGTTGACCGAGTTACAGTTCTACGCAATCAGGAAGCGAGCCACCGAAGCCGGGCTGCGTGTCAGCGAGTACGTCCGGCAGGCGGTCGTTTCGGCAGAGGTAACGCCCCGGCTGAACAGGCAGGATGCGGACACTATCCGCAAGCTGGCGGGCGAAGCCAACAACATCAACCAGCTGGCGCACCGGGCGAATGCCGGAGGGTTTGCACTGGTAGCGGTGGAACTGGTGAAACTCAAGAACAGGATTGTTGAAATCATAAACCAACTGTCGGATGATTGGAAAAATAAGAAAGGGAAGCAGATTTAA
- a CDS encoding relaxase/mobilization nuclease domain-containing protein, with protein MIGKIRKGSRFKGCVNYVLGKEQAALLHAEGILAESNRDIIRSFILQAGMNPDLKKPVGHIALSYSPVDAPKLTDGKMVQLAQEYMREMKITDTQYIIVRHQDREHPHVHIVFNRIDNNGKTISDRNDMYRNEQVCKKLKAKHGLYFAKGKEHVKQHRLREPDKSKYEIYNAVKDEIGKSRNWRQLQTRLAEKGIGIHFKHRGQTGEVQGISFSIGEYTFKGSEIDRSFSFSKLDKCFGDAGLNTAGNNRQTVSAPVQELSQTLGKADSPLLTGLGGLFSAPSSPADETPDNPGERKKKKKKRHLKL; from the coding sequence ATGATTGGAAAAATAAGAAAGGGAAGCAGATTTAAAGGCTGCGTGAACTATGTACTCGGCAAGGAACAGGCAGCCTTGCTTCATGCGGAGGGAATATTAGCCGAAAGCAACCGGGACATCATACGCAGTTTCATACTGCAAGCCGGGATGAACCCCGACCTGAAAAAGCCGGTCGGACATATTGCGCTAAGCTATTCCCCGGTGGACGCACCCAAGCTGACAGACGGGAAAATGGTACAGCTTGCGCAGGAGTACATGCGTGAAATGAAAATCACCGATACGCAGTACATCATCGTGCGCCACCAAGACCGGGAACATCCGCACGTACATATCGTGTTCAACCGTATAGACAACAACGGCAAGACCATTTCGGACAGGAACGACATGTACCGCAACGAGCAGGTATGCAAGAAGCTGAAAGCCAAACACGGGCTTTATTTCGCTAAAGGCAAGGAGCATGTAAAACAGCACCGTTTGAGAGAGCCGGACAAATCCAAATACGAGATTTACAATGCCGTAAAGGATGAAATCGGGAAATCAAGGAACTGGCGGCAGTTACAAACCCGGCTGGCAGAAAAGGGTATCGGGATTCATTTCAAGCACAGGGGACAGACTGGCGAAGTGCAGGGCATATCTTTTTCCATAGGTGAATACACGTTCAAGGGTTCGGAGATAGACCGCAGTTTCAGTTTCTCCAAACTGGATAAATGTTTCGGGGATGCGGGGCTGAACACTGCCGGAAACAACCGACAGACGGTTTCCGCACCTGTTCAGGAGCTATCGCAGACACTGGGCAAAGCCGACAGTCCGTTACTGACAGGCTTGGGCGGTCTGTTCTCCGCCCCGTCCTCTCCGGCTGATGAAACACCCGACAATCCCGGTGAAAGAAAAAAGAAGAAAAAGAAACGACACTTAAAATTATAG
- a CDS encoding helix-turn-helix domain-containing protein has protein sequence MYIDNDDFSVWMQKLYAKLEELCKDVRVLRNADRVLPEDDNLLDNQDLCLLFKVSIKTLQRYRAIGALPYFTISGKVYYKASDVREFIKERFSVTTLRQFEKEHCTKKKK, from the coding sequence ATGTATATAGACAATGACGATTTCAGCGTATGGATGCAGAAGCTGTACGCCAAATTGGAAGAACTCTGCAAGGATGTACGGGTACTGCGCAATGCCGACAGGGTGCTGCCCGAAGATGACAACCTGCTGGATAATCAGGACTTGTGCCTGCTCTTCAAGGTGAGTATCAAGACCCTGCAACGCTACCGGGCTATCGGTGCGCTGCCGTATTTCACAATCAGCGGAAAAGTGTACTATAAGGCTTCCGATGTCCGGGAGTTCATCAAGGAGCGGTTCAGCGTTACCACGTTGCGCCAGTTCGAGAAAGAACACTGCACGAAGAAAAAGAAGTGA
- a CDS encoding RteC domain-containing protein, which produces MYGLSRKKISYLHLIDEAIGLLNTEIRLIEWRIKYPEQLQQRTNKQALSPLYLADRTTLINIMEIVSGLFLSQKIVYQNGKPVYLVDLTKAFEWLFNIKIGDCYQKHEDVIKRKPGKLTEFLNGLAELIRKEHDKKGYR; this is translated from the coding sequence GTGTATGGTTTGAGCAGGAAAAAAATATCCTATTTGCATCTAATTGATGAAGCGATAGGGTTACTGAATACCGAAATACGCCTAATCGAATGGCGTATCAAGTACCCGGAACAGTTGCAGCAACGCACCAACAAACAAGCCCTTTCCCCTCTATATCTCGCTGACAGAACCACTCTTATCAATATCATGGAAATAGTTAGCGGGCTGTTCCTTTCCCAAAAGATTGTGTATCAAAATGGCAAGCCTGTTTATTTAGTGGACTTGACGAAAGCCTTTGAATGGCTTTTCAATATCAAGATAGGTGATTGTTACCAAAAGCATGAGGACGTGATAAAACGAAAGCCGGGCAAGCTGACAGAGTTTCTTAATGGACTGGCAGAGCTTATTCGCAAGGAACATGACAAGAAAGGGTACAGATAA
- a CDS encoding helix-turn-helix transcriptional regulator, with translation MNRIDRISAILIQLQSYSLVKAQQISERFNISIRTVYRDIRTLEEAGIPIIGNPGIGYSLAEGFKLSPLMFTQKEALSFLIAEKLVHELTDSNSNEHYKSGIEKIRSVMRFADKNMLETMEKCMSVLDTYKSSTYKPDILLLILQSIYQKRIIEISYLGSNALSVSERKIEAVGIFFSRTNWYLIGFYLPKEIYLTFRIDRIQKMHILNELQSREHPPLEKFIREFYDKEKLHEIVIRIEKNKTSIMNDDKYYYGLTSEKEIGDMFELHFLTFSISKFAHWYLSFADSATIIRPDSLKYEVKNIINNISI, from the coding sequence ATGAATAGAATAGACCGTATTTCTGCTATATTGATTCAGTTACAATCGTACTCGTTAGTGAAAGCACAGCAAATTTCAGAACGTTTTAATATAAGCATTCGCACTGTATATCGAGATATAAGAACATTGGAAGAGGCAGGCATTCCTATCATAGGAAATCCCGGTATTGGTTATTCACTTGCAGAAGGATTCAAATTATCTCCTCTAATGTTTACTCAAAAAGAGGCTTTGTCCTTTTTGATTGCAGAGAAATTAGTACATGAACTAACTGATTCAAATAGCAACGAACATTATAAGTCTGGAATAGAAAAGATTAGGTCTGTCATGCGTTTTGCAGACAAAAATATGTTAGAAACAATGGAAAAGTGCATGTCTGTATTGGATACTTATAAATCATCTACCTATAAACCTGATATTCTTTTACTTATTTTACAAAGTATATACCAAAAAAGAATTATTGAAATATCTTATTTGGGAAGTAATGCGTTAAGTGTTTCAGAACGAAAGATTGAAGCTGTTGGAATTTTCTTTTCGAGAACTAACTGGTATCTAATAGGCTTTTATCTTCCCAAAGAAATCTATCTTACATTTCGGATAGATAGAATTCAAAAAATGCACATTCTTAATGAATTACAATCACGGGAACATCCTCCTTTGGAAAAATTCATACGCGAGTTTTATGATAAAGAAAAATTACATGAAATCGTTATAAGAATAGAAAAGAATAAAACCTCCATAATGAATGATGATAAATATTATTACGGATTAACATCTGAGAAAGAGATAGGGGATATGTTTGAGCTTCATTTTCTAACATTTTCAATCAGTAAGTTTGCACATTGGTATCTGTCTTTTGCAGATAGTGCAACTATAATAAGACCAGATTCTTTAAAATATGAAGTTAAAAATATTATCAATAACATTTCTATTTGA
- a CDS encoding Type 1 glutamine amidotransferase-like domain-containing protein, which translates to MKRLFLCSSFADVANLFVDCAKEDLQGKIIAFIPTASLTEPIRFYVKKGKKALEEAGMIVEEVEITQLPKEEISSILHKCDYIYITGGNTFFLLQELKRKGVDKIISKQVKLGKLYIGESAGAIIASPDAEYMRSVNFDPIEKAPELKDCTSLDLVDFYTIPHYGNFPFKKKGEKIVQLYNEKLQLIPISNKQAVIIEDSNIQIKDAK; encoded by the coding sequence ATGAAAAGATTATTTTTATGCTCATCATTTGCTGATGTTGCTAATCTATTTGTCGATTGTGCCAAAGAAGATTTGCAAGGGAAAATTATAGCTTTTATACCAACTGCAAGCCTTACAGAACCAATACGATTCTATGTAAAAAAGGGGAAAAAGGCTTTAGAAGAAGCAGGAATGATTGTTGAAGAAGTCGAGATTACCCAACTGCCCAAAGAGGAAATATCTTCTATATTACATAAATGCGATTATATCTACATAACAGGTGGAAATACATTTTTCCTTTTGCAAGAGTTAAAAAGAAAAGGTGTTGATAAAATTATATCTAAACAAGTGAAATTGGGTAAACTGTATATTGGGGAATCTGCCGGAGCAATAATAGCCTCTCCCGATGCAGAATATATGAGAAGTGTGAATTTTGATCCAATAGAAAAGGCTCCTGAATTGAAAGACTGTACTTCTTTAGATTTGGTCGATTTTTATACGATTCCCCATTATGGAAATTTTCCATTCAAGAAAAAAGGTGAAAAGATAGTTCAACTATATAATGAGAAGTTGCAGCTTATTCCTATAAGTAATAAACAAGCTGTTATTATTGAAGATTCAAATATTCAAATTAAAGATGCAAAATGA
- a CDS encoding nuclear transport factor 2 family protein: MTKIILKRPLLESEKAVLEKTAIKELVEFERFCRDNALWDEMARCYAVDSHVNISWYQGTGRGFAEASSKMKNYAPHKIHNTQTWLNGNKAVTIMMATIQMRMELDGNPVEISSDTKLIFRTQKINDQWYIVGFESIYEKDSITPVFPNNNIHIPTDEISKYRQSYASIIYMTKRNGMTVNENLPGINRPDLVEKLYTEVDEWLCE; this comes from the coding sequence ATGACAAAGATTATCTTAAAAAGACCGCTTTTAGAAAGCGAAAAGGCTGTTTTAGAGAAAACAGCGATAAAAGAGTTGGTAGAGTTCGAACGTTTTTGTCGGGACAATGCCTTATGGGATGAAATGGCTAGATGCTATGCAGTCGATTCTCACGTGAATATTTCATGGTATCAAGGAACAGGACGCGGGTTTGCAGAGGCTTCCAGCAAAATGAAAAATTATGCTCCACATAAAATTCACAACACTCAAACATGGCTTAATGGCAACAAAGCTGTCACGATCATGATGGCAACGATTCAGATGCGCATGGAACTTGATGGGAACCCGGTGGAAATATCCTCTGACACGAAACTAATTTTCCGTACGCAAAAAATTAATGATCAATGGTATATTGTCGGTTTTGAATCTATATATGAAAAAGATTCGATCACACCTGTTTTTCCTAACAATAACATTCATATCCCCACGGACGAAATATCGAAATACAGGCAGAGTTATGCCAGCATTATTTACATGACCAAAAGAAACGGTATGACCGTTAATGAAAACCTCCCGGGTATCAACCGCCCTGATCTAGTCGAGAAATTGTATACCGAGGTGGATGAATGGTTATGTGAATGA
- a CDS encoding DMT family transporter encodes MKKDELKGHLSMTTANMMWGLMSPISKMVLITSIITPFIIVEIRVIGAAILFWIASIFTKREHVSPPDLLKLFFASMLGVLFNQGLFTIGLGMTSPVDASIITTSTPILTMIIAAIYLKEPITSKKVSGIFLGASGALLLIVSNQNTGGTTHNSNIWGDIVCLTAELSFALYLVLFKQLISRYTPITLMKWMFTYAAICIIPFSFQDITHLEWLSLEPNIWYGLSFILLGSTFVSYLLAPIGQRYLRPTVVSMYCYVQPIVASCVAVYWGMDSFNLLKIIAVICVFSGVFLVTRSKSRADMEAAV; translated from the coding sequence ATGAAAAAGGATGAATTAAAAGGCCATTTATCCATGACCACAGCCAATATGATGTGGGGATTGATGTCTCCCATCTCGAAAATGGTACTTATTACCAGCATCATAACACCTTTCATTATTGTCGAAATCCGGGTTATCGGGGCTGCCATCTTATTCTGGATTGCCTCCATTTTCACCAAACGGGAACACGTGTCCCCTCCTGACCTGTTGAAACTATTCTTCGCCTCCATGTTAGGAGTGCTTTTCAACCAAGGATTGTTCACCATAGGACTTGGCATGACCTCCCCGGTAGATGCCTCCATCATCACAACAAGTACTCCTATTCTAACAATGATCATTGCCGCAATCTACCTGAAAGAGCCTATCACAAGCAAGAAAGTATCGGGTATATTTCTAGGTGCCTCCGGAGCCTTATTATTGATCGTAAGTAACCAAAATACCGGAGGAACAACTCATAACAGTAATATTTGGGGAGATATTGTTTGCCTCACTGCCGAACTTAGTTTCGCCCTATATCTTGTTCTGTTCAAACAACTCATCAGTCGTTACACTCCTATCACACTCATGAAATGGATGTTCACTTATGCGGCAATATGTATCATTCCATTTTCTTTTCAAGACATAACACATCTGGAATGGTTGTCACTTGAACCCAATATATGGTATGGTCTCAGCTTTATCCTGCTGGGTAGCACGTTCGTCAGTTACTTGTTGGCACCTATCGGGCAACGCTATTTACGTCCTACCGTGGTAAGTATGTATTGCTATGTTCAACCGATTGTCGCAAGCTGTGTTGCTGTTTATTGGGGTATGGACTCGTTCAACCTGTTAAAAATCATCGCTGTTATTTGCGTTTTTTCCGGAGTTTTCCTGGTAACACGTAGTAAAAGTCGGGCAGACATGGAGGCGGCCGTATGA
- a CDS encoding DUF2500 family protein, whose amino-acid sequence MKALFSKIIPYVTVLLAMLAWAFGSVLYKETLIAWWEPLSMALILAIATLFFAKKWQWLTRSDNNILNGICHLFHASAFCYLMILGGNFMLADPSSTREEKVTVLSKHIETHKQTRRVGNHRYVPAGERKEYYLQVIFENGTRKKLPVSLSTYNKTRTNATRTLTLEKGFFGYTIIKKGI is encoded by the coding sequence ATGAAAGCGTTATTCTCCAAAATCATCCCTTACGTAACTGTGCTACTCGCCATGCTGGCCTGGGCTTTCGGGTCTGTCCTTTACAAAGAAACACTGATTGCTTGGTGGGAACCACTCTCGATGGCTCTTATACTCGCTATTGCAACTCTGTTTTTCGCAAAAAAATGGCAATGGCTAACTCGTTCCGATAATAACATATTGAATGGTATATGCCATCTATTTCACGCAAGCGCTTTCTGTTATCTCATGATCTTGGGCGGAAACTTCATGCTCGCAGATCCGTCTTCTACCCGGGAAGAAAAAGTAACCGTACTATCAAAACATATCGAAACACACAAGCAAACCCGTAGAGTCGGAAACCACCGTTATGTTCCAGCCGGGGAAAGAAAAGAATATTACCTGCAAGTAATTTTCGAAAACGGGACACGAAAAAAACTCCCGGTTTCACTCTCCACCTATAACAAGACACGTACTAACGCAACCAGAACTCTAACCTTGGAAAAAGGATTCTTTGGTTATACCATCATCAAAAAAGGAATATAA
- a CDS encoding helix-turn-helix transcriptional regulator: MPANRNALIRYKTIDNCLRNKYRRWTLEDLIDACSDALYEYEGITKGISRRTIQMDIQMMRSEKLGYNAPIVVYDNKYYKYEDEEYSITNTPLSEQDLKVMSEAVEVLRQFKGFSYFSNMGDIISRLEDHVTSARQKTIPVIDFEKNESLKGIDYLDMIYHAVVSKQVLRMKYRSFKARSASSFLFYPYLLKEYRNRWFVFGVKQGTSVLVNLALDRIHSLEIAKEESYRESTVFDPVTFFDDLVGVTKNTGSRAEVVRFWVDRLNAPYVETKPLHKSQRVVERQKDGSIVFEIEVVINQELRREICGFAEGIRVLSPPMLVQQMASKFQQANDLYRQN, from the coding sequence ATGCCAGCGAATCGTAATGCCCTAATCCGTTATAAAACAATAGATAACTGCCTGCGTAACAAATATAGAAGATGGACGCTTGAAGATTTGATTGACGCGTGTTCCGATGCCTTGTACGAGTACGAGGGGATCACGAAAGGAATCAGTCGACGCACGATTCAGATGGATATACAAATGATGCGTAGCGAGAAATTGGGTTATAATGCCCCGATCGTGGTATATGATAACAAATACTATAAATACGAAGACGAGGAGTATAGTATCACGAACACTCCCTTGTCGGAGCAGGATTTGAAAGTGATGTCGGAGGCCGTAGAGGTGTTGCGCCAGTTTAAAGGGTTCTCTTATTTCTCGAATATGGGGGATATTATCAGTCGTTTGGAGGATCATGTGACTTCAGCCCGTCAGAAAACAATCCCGGTGATTGATTTCGAGAAGAACGAGAGTCTGAAGGGGATTGATTATCTGGATATGATTTATCACGCGGTGGTGAGCAAACAAGTGCTGCGGATGAAATACCGGTCTTTCAAGGCCCGATCCGCGTCATCGTTTTTGTTCTATCCTTATTTACTGAAAGAGTATCGGAATCGTTGGTTCGTGTTCGGGGTAAAACAGGGAACGTCCGTGCTTGTAAACTTGGCACTTGACCGTATTCATAGTCTTGAAATCGCTAAAGAGGAATCTTACAGGGAAAGCACGGTGTTTGATCCGGTCACGTTTTTTGACGATCTTGTCGGGGTAACTAAAAACACAGGATCAAGGGCTGAAGTGGTTCGTTTTTGGGTAGATCGACTCAACGCTCCATACGTGGAAACCAAACCTCTGCATAAGTCGCAACGGGTGGTGGAAAGACAAAAAGATGGGTCTATCGTGTTCGAGATAGAGGTGGTTATAAATCAAGAGCTAAGACGGGAGATTTGTGGATTTGCCGAAGGGATTCGGGTGCTATCACCACCTATGTTGGTGCAACAGATGGCATCCAAATTTCAACAGGCAAATGATCTATACCGGCAGAACTGA
- a CDS encoding TROVE domain-containing protein: MKFNFTNKGKDTTVNYMGAKAYKMTPEMELYSTVVTCVVDDSYYESNTDRVCRIKNLIAKCSPEFVARLAVYARTEMNLRSVPMILTVELARLYSGNEIVKRAVAGVVKRADEITEILAYYQIANKREGSKKLNRLSKQIQKGLIESFNRFDEYQFAKYNANSAVSLRDALFLVHPKAKDEAQQAVFDKIVSGQLAIPYTWETELSELGKQAFENEKAKAQAVSEKWEKLVSSGQVGYMALLRNLRNIVTKSTDKALDMTLNILTNEYRIRKAKQMPFRYLSAFLEIDKLARETSIFEGEKAKIKKALTALEKALVISCDNIPIREGKTVILSDNSGSMYGDRGGKSLVSAMSERKTSDIANLFAVLYWNKCKDTYVGLFGDRLIDANLSRSVNVFENFNIINQAAKKCGPATERGIFDYMEYLIKSKTIVDRIIIFSDCQVGDGCNWYDHKGNRGENFNRLFQKYLKINPDVRVYTIDLRGYGNSMTKDNGNVILVSGWSEKIFDMIYYIEQGSSVVNEIMKIEI, translated from the coding sequence ATGAAATTCAATTTTACAAACAAAGGAAAAGACACTACCGTGAATTACATGGGAGCCAAGGCTTACAAAATGACGCCGGAAATGGAACTCTATTCAACCGTAGTCACCTGCGTGGTCGATGATTCATACTACGAATCAAACACGGACAGGGTTTGCAGGATCAAAAATCTGATCGCGAAATGCAGTCCCGAGTTTGTAGCCAGACTCGCTGTATATGCTCGCACGGAAATGAACTTGCGTTCGGTACCGATGATACTGACTGTTGAATTGGCAAGATTGTATTCCGGTAACGAAATTGTGAAACGTGCCGTTGCGGGTGTAGTAAAACGAGCTGACGAAATCACCGAGATTCTCGCTTATTACCAAATCGCCAACAAACGGGAAGGGAGCAAAAAGTTGAACCGATTGTCAAAACAAATACAAAAAGGATTGATCGAATCGTTCAACAGGTTTGACGAGTATCAATTCGCCAAATACAATGCCAACTCGGCTGTAAGCCTGCGAGACGCATTGTTTCTGGTTCACCCGAAAGCAAAGGATGAAGCACAACAAGCTGTATTTGACAAAATCGTATCGGGGCAACTAGCTATTCCTTACACGTGGGAAACCGAATTATCCGAACTGGGTAAACAAGCGTTCGAAAACGAGAAAGCGAAAGCCCAAGCCGTTTCCGAAAAATGGGAGAAACTAGTGTCAAGCGGTCAAGTGGGTTACATGGCTCTATTACGCAACTTGCGGAATATCGTCACGAAAAGCACTGATAAAGCATTGGATATGACCTTGAATATCCTGACAAACGAATACCGGATCAGAAAAGCAAAACAAATGCCTTTCCGTTATTTGTCAGCATTCCTGGAAATAGACAAACTGGCCAGAGAAACCTCTATATTCGAAGGAGAAAAAGCGAAAATAAAGAAAGCCTTGACAGCTTTGGAAAAAGCGCTGGTAATCAGTTGTGACAATATCCCGATCCGCGAGGGGAAAACCGTGATACTATCCGATAACTCCGGAAGTATGTACGGGGACCGGGGTGGGAAATCCCTAGTGTCGGCCATGAGCGAACGAAAAACTTCGGATATTGCCAACTTGTTTGCCGTGTTGTATTGGAACAAATGCAAAGACACTTACGTCGGGCTGTTTGGTGATCGGTTAATTGATGCGAACTTGAGTCGCTCGGTAAACGTGTTCGAGAATTTCAACATCATTAACCAAGCCGCCAAGAAATGCGGCCCGGCAACGGAAAGAGGAATATTCGACTACATGGAATATTTGATAAAATCAAAAACGATTGTAGACAGAATCATTATATTCTCTGACTGTCAAGTCGGTGACGGATGCAACTGGTACGATCACAAAGGAAATCGGGGAGAAAACTTCAACCGCCTTTTCCAGAAATACCTGAAGATCAACCCGGACGTGAGGGTCTATACGATTGACTTGAGAGGTTACGGGAACAGCATGACCAAAGATAACGGCAACGTGATCCTCGTCAGCGGGTGGAGTGAAAAAATATTCGATATGATATATTATATCGAACAAGGTTCCTCGGTTGTCAACGAAATAATGAAAATAGAAATATAA